One Cellulomonas sp. NS3 genomic region harbors:
- the fdxA gene encoding ferredoxin translates to MTYVIAQPCVDVKDKACIEECPVDCIYEGKRSLYIHPDECVDCGACEPVCPVEAIYYEDDVPEQWSEYYKANVEFFDDLGSPGGAAKMGEIQKDHPIIATLPLQVHEA, encoded by the coding sequence GTGACGTATGTGATCGCCCAGCCTTGCGTGGACGTCAAGGACAAGGCGTGCATCGAGGAGTGTCCCGTGGACTGCATCTACGAGGGCAAGCGGTCGCTGTACATCCACCCCGACGAGTGCGTCGACTGCGGTGCGTGCGAGCCGGTCTGCCCCGTGGAGGCCATCTACTACGAGGACGACGTCCCGGAGCAGTGGAGCGAGTACTACAAGGCCAACGTCGAGTTCTTCGACGACCTGGGCTCGCCGGGCGGTGCCGCGAAGATGGGGGAGATCCAGAAGGACCACCCGATCATCGCGACGCTCCCGCTCCAGGTGCACGAAGCCTGA